The window GCAGTGCAAAAGGTCACGGAAGAGAAAAGGCCCTGTCGAACGGTTTCGACGCCCCTGTTGGAGGGTAATATTGCCGACCTGCCCGGCTTTATCCAAGAGAAGGAAGAGCAATATAAAGAGAGGCTTTCCGGCGATGGTGTCCGTCACCTGATTCGTTATCATGGGGCTGAGATTGACCGGATTATGGAGATAGCCGCCGGTCGGCCAGAACTCCTGCAACCTCTTTCTTCCGAACTTTCTACCCTTGCGGTGGAAGTCTTGTACGCAGTGCAGGAAGAAATGGCTATGAGTCTGGAGGATGTCTTTTTTCGCCGTACCGGGGCTGGAACCATCGGTCGGCCTGATGATACGGCTCTGGAGCAGGCGGTCACCATCATGGCTGCCGCGCTCGGATGGGACGAGCAGCAAAAGGAGGAGGAAAAGAACAAGGTGCTTGCCCGTTATATCTACGAGGATGGCGGCAAAGAATGAACAGTCAGGCTGTTGAGCAGGGAAAAACAGTCCTGCATATTGCGCCGACCCCGTTTTTTGCTGACCGGGGCTGCCATATTCGGATCCGCAATGAGGTTAAGAGCCTCCGTCCTTATCCCTATCGGATTATTATCTGTACCTATCATCACGGTGCTGATGTTGAGGGAATGGATATTCAGCGTATTCCTGTCATACCAGGCTATAGCAAATTAGATGCTGGTTATTCTCCCTTTCGTTTTCTCGCTGATTTCTTTCTTTTCTTTCTTGTCCTTAAAACGGCCTGGCAGGAACGTCCCTCCCTCCTTCATTGCCATCTCCACGAAGGAGCGCTGATAGGTTGGGCGGTGAAGCTCTGCCTGTTTTGGAGAAAGATCAAAGTGCTCATGGATATGCAAGGCAGTCTCTCTGGGGAGTTGGCAGCCTATAAGGCCTTTGGTTCGCTTCCCTTTCTCCTCAGTTTTTTTCGTGCCGTTGAAAGTCTTATTTGCCGTCTGCCGGACTTCTTTTTCTGCTCTTCCCAACAGAGCTGTCAGGTTCTGGAAAAGGATTTTCAGGTGCCTCGTGAGAAGGTATTGCTCCTTCAGGATGTGGTCCCTGATGCGATCTTTGCAGCAGCACCAGTAGCTCGCTCAACGTCTCGGGCGAGCCGTTTTCGGGGTTTGATTCCCAAAGATAAACAGGTGGTTCTCTATACTGGTTCTTTATTGCCGGGAAAAGGGGTGCAGCATATCCTGGAAGCCATGAAGTTCCTTTGTGCTCGCCGTGACGATCTTTTTTTTGTTCTGGTTGGCTATCCCCTGGAACATGCAGAGGCGTACATTCGCCAGCATAAGCTGGAGTCATTCTGTCTGCTACCAGGCCAGGCCCCCTACTCTGAGTTGAGCAACTGGCTGGCCCTAGGAGATCTTGCCCTTGAACCCAAGGAGGCGGATTCTGGCGAGGCCAGCGGCAAGCTGCTCCATTACATGGCTGCTGGCTTGCCTGTGGTTTGCTTTGTCACGGTAAATAATCAAAAAATGCTGGGGGAAGTTGGTTATTATGCCCCCTCCTGCGATGGTCAGGGCTTGGCTGTCGGGATAGAGGCGGCTCTTGCCGATGGAAAGCAGGCTCTCCGTAGGGGAGAAAAGGGGCGTGAGCTGGTTCGTGCCCGGTATTCTTCTGTAGCTGTTGGAAAGCTCCTGCACGATGTGTACGGAAGGTTTATCCATCCTTCAAGTAGGATCTCAGCCTAAATGGTTTTCAGCTCTATTACATTTCTCTTTTTTTTTCTACCAGTTGTCCTGCTGGGTTACCTCTGTGTTGGTAAAAGAGGGCGTAATCTCTTTTTACTGTTAGCCAGTCTTTTCTTCTACCTTTGGGGCGAGCAGCTCTTTGTGCTTGTTATGCTTGCCTCTATTATTATGAATTATCTCTTCGGCCTGCTGTTGGATCGGGCCGAAATGCAGGGTAGTAGGGCAGGTAAGTTCCTGTTGGCTGCCGCCCTTGTGGCCAACCTCGGTATGCTTGGATTCTTCAAGTATGCAAACTTTGCTGTGGATAACCTTAATCTGCTGTTCAGCTGGGTCAGCGTCCCCCGTATCCCCTTAAATGAGGTGCATCTGCCGATTGGTATCTCCTTTTTTACCTTTCAGGCCATGTCCTATCTTATTGATCTGTATCGTCAGGAATATAAGGCGCAAAAAAACCCGCTCTACCTCGGCCTATATATCTCCCTTTTCCCCCAACTTATTGCAGGGCCCATTGTGCGCTACCGTGATATTGCGGAGCATATAAAAAAACGTACCGTCAGTCTCCATGATTTTGCCTGCGGAGCGGAACGGTTTATCTTTGGCTTAGGCAAAAAGGTGCTGATTGCCAACCCGATGGGGCAGATGGCCGATCATATCTTTGGGATGCAGGCAGCTCAGCTCTCAACCGGTACGGCATGGCTTGGCGTTATCTGTTACACCTTGCAGATTTATTTTGATTTTTCAGGATATTCAGAGATGGCCATCGGACTTGGGCGCATGTTTGGTTTTCATTTTCTGGAAAATTTTAATTATCCCTATATCAGTCGCTCCATTCGTGAATTCTGGCGGCGCTGGCATATCTCCTTATCGACTTGGTTCCGAGACTATCTCTATATTCCCTTAGGGGGAAACCGACACGGCAATAAACGGACAAGTTTAAATCTTTTGATAGTCTTTCTTCTTTGCGGCCTCTGGCATGGTGCAAGTTGGAATTTTATTCTTTGGGGTCTGATGTACGGCTTTTTTCTGGTTGTGGAACGAGGAAAATGGGGGAGGATCTTGGCCGGTATCCATCCGCTTGGCCAGCATTGTTATACCCTGCTGGTGGTAATCAATGGCTGGGTTTTTTTTCGTCTGGAGCAATTGGCAGAGGCTGGTTCCTATTTTTCCGTTATGTACGGTTTTGCGGGCGCGGAAAGGATGCATCCTCGAATCAGTATGGAGTGTAACGCCTTATTTCTCTCTTCTTTTGTGGCCGGTATCCTGCTGAGCCTCCCCCTCTATCCTTGGCTCCGGGGCCAATGGAGGATTTGGACCAGAGAACATGCCCCTGCCGCTGTCTTTGTGCAGTCGGCAAAATTGGTTCTTATCTCGACGCTCCTGCTGTTTTCAGCGGGTTTGATCTCTGTCGGAGCGTATAATCCCTTTATCTATTTCAGATTTTAGTATCATGAGCTTCAAGAGACGAGTGTATCCGGCAGCTCTTTCTGGCATCTTTCTTCTTTTTCTCCTCTTGCCTTTTTTCCTGTTTATTGTAGGGCCACATAAAGAAATTTCAGAAGCGGAAAAACGAAGGCTTGCCGTTTTTCCAGAGATCGTGCCAACCCTGACCGGTCTGAGCGAATTCCCGAATAAATTTGATGCGTTTTACCAAGATCATTTCGGCTTGCGTGATAACCTTATCAGGTTGTACAATCTTTTTTCTCTGAAGCTTTTTCAGGTATCTCCTTCTGCTGCGGTTATGAAAGGGAAGGAGGGGTGGTTCTTCTATATTGCAGAGGGTGTCTTTGAAGATTTCTACGGGATGCCCGCAAATCGAATAGCGCTTGATAAACATGCCTCAACCCTTGCTGATCGACGGGATTGGCTTGCCGATCTTGGGGTGCGCTACCTGTTTGTGCCTGTACCGAATAAAATTTGTATCTATGATGAATATCTCCCTGACAGGGTACAAGGCGGTAAAGGGACGAGTTTTTATGAGCAGTTGACCTCTTTTTTGAAGCGTGATAGGGGGCTTGCTAATTTTATCGATCTCTTCAGCATCTTACGAGACAAGAAGCAGGCGGGGCAGCTGTACTTTAAGACCGATACCCATTGGAGTAATGCCGGGGCCCTGCTGGCTTTTAATCAGATCATGGAGCGTTGCTCTGCTTGGTTTCCTGAAGAAATGGGTCCCATGAGAGAGAAGGAGGTGGTTCGGAAACAGGTCAGCTTCTCTGGAGATCTTGCTCTTCTGATGCATCAGGAAAAAACCGTCAACGAGCAGGTGGACGTTGTGAGTATTACAGATCCGTGTGCTGACCGGCCTAATATCCGCCTCTCTCCGACCTCGCAGTATTTTCAGGGAATGGATATCCCGGCTTCGAGATTACCTTCTGAAAACGGCTGTTCAGAGAAGAAGCTGACCGCTCTTATTGTGCATGATTCATTCGGTAAGCCCCTGCAACGATATTTTAATGAACGCTTCAGGAAGGTCATTTATTCGCAATATATAAAGCTGGATAAGCTTCAGGAATTAATTATCAGGGAGCGACCTGATATCGTTCTTGAAGTATGGGTAGCAAGAAACCTCGGCAGGGCACTTGCCCCCAATCCACCTGCATGGACGACCAAAGTTCTAGAGAAAAAATATGCGGCATCCGATACAGTACGTATGCGGGTTGACCGCGCATTGGATTTGCAACGGATATTAATGCGTAACGATGTCAGTTTGGAACGCCGTGCCGACGGCCTGCTGATCCATGCGCACGGTGAGGATCCTTTTTTTGCGCTCCCGTTTACGCCGCTGGCAGGGCCTGAGCGCTATCTGGTTGAGGTTGATGTGGATGCTCCGCAGGAAACTACCTTTGCCCTGTATTTTACCACAGGAGAAAACTCCCGTGATATAGTACCGCATCAGCTGGTGGAGCAGAAAATACATAAAGGAAGAAACAGGTTTTTTCTTCGTCTGCCTCATCCGGATGTTCGCGGTTTGCTGCGTATTGATCCGGGCAAGACGGCAGGCGACTATCTCCTTCGTTCGCTGACAGTCAAGGCCATTGCCGGGCAGAGGTAGCAGGGGGCTTCTCCCTTCGGTCGGTTGTTTGAAAATGGTGTGAGGATCAGGGCGGTCATGAAGGCTGTACCAGGAAAAGGACTCCCTACTCATTAAACGTTCCGCTGTACAGCGGTCGCATAACATTAAGGAAGAAAAGACAATGAAAGTACTTGTAACAGGCGGTACCGGCTTTACCGGGAAAGCTCTGGTGAAACGCTTGATTGATGACGGCTACGAGGTTGTCAGTCTGGATTATCAGGAAGGATTAAAAACCGATGAAATACGCTCCTGGGGCGCCAAGGTGATTAT is drawn from Candidatus Electrothrix aestuarii and contains these coding sequences:
- a CDS encoding MBOAT family protein, with the translated sequence MVFSSITFLFFFLPVVLLGYLCVGKRGRNLFLLLASLFFYLWGEQLFVLVMLASIIMNYLFGLLLDRAEMQGSRAGKFLLAAALVANLGMLGFFKYANFAVDNLNLLFSWVSVPRIPLNEVHLPIGISFFTFQAMSYLIDLYRQEYKAQKNPLYLGLYISLFPQLIAGPIVRYRDIAEHIKKRTVSLHDFACGAERFIFGLGKKVLIANPMGQMADHIFGMQAAQLSTGTAWLGVICYTLQIYFDFSGYSEMAIGLGRMFGFHFLENFNYPYISRSIREFWRRWHISLSTWFRDYLYIPLGGNRHGNKRTSLNLLIVFLLCGLWHGASWNFILWGLMYGFFLVVERGKWGRILAGIHPLGQHCYTLLVVINGWVFFRLEQLAEAGSYFSVMYGFAGAERMHPRISMECNALFLSSFVAGILLSLPLYPWLRGQWRIWTREHAPAAVFVQSAKLVLISTLLLFSAGLISVGAYNPFIYFRF
- a CDS encoding glycosyltransferase family 4 protein; its protein translation is MNSQAVEQGKTVLHIAPTPFFADRGCHIRIRNEVKSLRPYPYRIIICTYHHGADVEGMDIQRIPVIPGYSKLDAGYSPFRFLADFFLFFLVLKTAWQERPSLLHCHLHEGALIGWAVKLCLFWRKIKVLMDMQGSLSGELAAYKAFGSLPFLLSFFRAVESLICRLPDFFFCSSQQSCQVLEKDFQVPREKVLLLQDVVPDAIFAAAPVARSTSRASRFRGLIPKDKQVVLYTGSLLPGKGVQHILEAMKFLCARRDDLFFVLVGYPLEHAEAYIRQHKLESFCLLPGQAPYSELSNWLALGDLALEPKEADSGEASGKLLHYMAAGLPVVCFVTVNNQKMLGEVGYYAPSCDGQGLAVGIEAALADGKQALRRGEKGRELVRARYSSVAVGKLLHDVYGRFIHPSSRISA